A stretch of the Medicago truncatula cultivar Jemalong A17 chromosome 5, MtrunA17r5.0-ANR, whole genome shotgun sequence genome encodes the following:
- the LOC11442120 gene encoding glucan endo-1,3-beta-glucosidase 2: MALHFLLMLFAVSLVAADDAPFIGVNIGTSLSDMPHPTQVVALLKAQKIQNVRLYDADQAMLVALAKTGIQVVITVPNEQILAIGQSNASAANWVSRNVVAHYPATNITAICVGSEVLTTLPNVAKVLVNAIKYIHSALVASNLDRQVKVSTPLPSSIILDSFPPSQAFFNRSLNSVLIPILDFLQSTDSYLMLNIYPYYDYMQSNGVIPLDYALFKPLPPNKEAVDSNTLLHYSNVFDAMVDAAYFAMAFLNYTNIPVVVTESGWPSKGAANEPDATIDNANNYNSNLIKHVFNKTGTPKHPGIAVSTYIYELYNEDTKSGPLSEKNWGLFDANGVPIYILHLAGSGAVLANDTSNQTFCIAKDGADPKMIQAALDWACGPGKVECSSLLQGQPCYEPDNVIAHANYAFDSYYNKMGRTPDSCDFKGVATITTSDPSHGSCVYPGSLGKNNTFGNFTAPSMNSSSDSSAYNIHSCELRIRSLLVVTGFLILGVVLV, translated from the exons ATGGCTTTGCATTTTCTGCTTATGCTTTTTGCAGTTTCTCTTGTTGCAGCTGATGATG CACCTTTTATTGGAGTGAACATTGGAACAAGTCTCTCGGATATGCCACACCCTACTCAAGTTGTGGCACTACTCAAAGCACAGAAAATTCAAAACGTTCGATTGTACGATGCAGACCAAGCTATGCTCGTTGCACTTGCAAAAACAGGCATTCAAGTTGTTATAACTGTCCCGAACGAACAAATCTTAGCAATTGGTCAATCAAATGCTTCGGCTGCCAATTGGGTTTCTCGCAACGTGGTAGCACATTATCCAGCTACCAATATCACTGCCATTTGTGTTGGTTCTGAGGTTTTAACCACATTGCCTAATGTGGCAAAAGTTCTTGTTAATGCAATTAAGTACATTCATTCAGCCCTAGTTGCATCAAATCTTGATCGCCAAGTCAAAGTTTCGACACCCCTTCCTTCATCCATCATCCTTGATTCGTTTCCCCCCTCTCAAGCTTTCTTTAACCGATCGCTGAATTCGGTTTTAATCCCAATCCTTGATTTCTTGCAATCAACCGACTCTTACCTCATGCTCAATATTTACCCTTACTATGATTACATGCAATCAAATGGTGTGATTCCATTAGATTATGCACTCTTTAAACCTCTCCCTCCAAACAAAGAAGCTGTTGATTCTAATACACTTCTCCATTACTCCAATGTCTTTGATGCCATGGTCGACGCAGCATACTTCGCCATGGCTTTTCTTAACTACACCAACATTCCTGTAGTAGTAACAGAATCAGGATGGCCCTCAAAAGGTGCCGCGAACGAGCCCGACGCAACAATTGACAATGCCAATAATTACAACAGCAATTTGATCAAGCATGTTTTTAACAAAACTGGAACTCCAAAACATCCGGGAATTGCTGTTAGTACTTACATCTATGAACTCTACAACGAGGATACGAAATCAGGGCCATTGTCGGAGAAAAACTGGGGATTGTTTGATGCAAATGGTGTCCCTATTTACATATTACACTTGGCAGGATCAGGAGCGGTGTTGGCGAACGACACCAGCAATCAAACTTTCTGCATCGCAAAGGACGGTGCTGACCCAAAGATGATACAGGCTGCATTAGATTGGGCATGCGGACCTGGAAAAGTGGAATGCTCTTCATTGCTGCAAGGGCAACCATGTTATGAACCAGACAATGTGATTGCACATGCAAATTATGCTTTTGACAGTTACTATAATAAAATGGGGAGGACTCCTGATTCATGTGACTTCAAGGGAGTTGCTACAATTACCACCTCAGATCCAA GTCATGGTTCTTGTGTATATCCTGGAAG TCTTGGCAAAAATAACACCTTTGGCAACTTCACAGCACCATCAATGAATTCAAGTTCAGATTCTTCAGCCTACAACATCCACAGCTGTGAATTGAGAATTAGAAGCCTTCTAGTAGTGACAGGGTTTCTGATACTGGGAGTGGTGTTGGTCTAG